In one window of Clarias gariepinus isolate MV-2021 ecotype Netherlands chromosome 10, CGAR_prim_01v2, whole genome shotgun sequence DNA:
- the LOC128531910 gene encoding terminal nucleotidyltransferase 5C, whose protein sequence is MMELKDDRRFHNLTQEQVETLDQVLTEVIPIHGRGNFPTLKIKPKDIIHVVRDRLVSKHIKVRDVRLNGSTASHVLVKENGTSYKDLDIIFGVELPKQEDFQIIKEVVLGCLLDFLPQGVNKDKITALTMKEAYVQKMVKVFTECDRWSLISLSNNSGKNVELKFVSSLRRQFEFSVDSFQIILDTMLESYLEAERRESSPREIPSVTVVAESMYGDFEQAMDHLRYRLIATRNPEEIRGGGLLKYSNLLVRDFKPASETEIKTLERYMCSRFFIDFPDVNEQQRKIESYLRNHFIGEEKSKYDYLMTLRRVVNESTVCLMGHERRQTLNMITILALKVLGEQNIIPNTNNVTCYYQPAPYMADHNFSNYFIANGQSPIIYHPYPLHIHMQTGLV, encoded by the exons ATGATGGAACTGAAGGATGATAGGCGGTTCCATAATCTAACTCAGGAGCAAGTGGAGACTCTAGATCAGGTTCTCACTGAGGTCATTCCCATTCATGGCAGGGGCAACTTTCCCACCTTGAAGATTAAGCCCAAGGACATAATTCATGTTGTCAGAGACAGACTGGTATCTAAGCATATCAAGGTGAGGGATGTCCGTCTCAATGGATCCACAGCAAGTCATGTCCTAGTCAAGGAGAATGGGACTAGTTATAAGGACTTAGACATTATATTTGGTGTGGAGCTTCCTAAACAGGAAGACTTTCAGATAATTAAAGAGGTTGTTCTGGGGTGCCTCTTGGACTTTTTGCCACAAGGTGTTAACAAGGACAAGATCACAGCTCTCACTATGAAGGAGGCTTATGTACAGAAAATGGTTAAAGTCTTTACTGAGTGTGACCGATGGAGCCTCATCTCACTCTCCAACAACAGTGGCAAAAATGTGGAACTCAAGTTTGTTAGCTCTCTGCGGCGCCAGTTTGAATTTAGTGTAGATTCCTTCCAAATAATCTTAGATACTATGTTGGAGTCCTACCTTGAGGCTGAGAGAAGGGAA TCTTCCCCAAGAGAGATTCCTTCTGTCACAGTAGTGGCAGAAAGCATGTATGGAGATTTTGAGCAAGCCATGGACCACCTACGTTACAGACTAATAGCAACACGCAATCCAGAGGAGATCCGGGGAGGTGGCCTGCTTAAGTACAGCAACCTACTGGTTAGAGATTTTAAACCTGCAAGTGAGACAGAAATTAAAACTCTAGAGCGTTATATGTGTTCACGCTTCTTTATTGACTTTCCAGACGTGAATGAGCAACAAAGGAAAATTGAGTCTTATCTAAGAAACCACTTCATTGGAGAAGAGAAAAGCAAGTATGATTACTTAATGACACTAAGACGGGTGGTCAATGAGAGTACTGTGTGCCTGATGGGCCACGAGCGACGACAAACACTCAATATGATTACCATTCTGGCTCTCAAAGTCCTGGGAGAGCAGAACATCATACCTAACACCAACAATGTGACCTGCTACTACCAACCAGCTCCATATATGGCTGACCACAACTTCAGTAACTACTTCATTGCCAATGGGCAGTCCCCAATTATATATCACCCATATCCACTACATATACACATGCAAACTGGGCTGGTTTAG